Within the Microbispora sp. ZYX-F-249 genome, the region CCGGCGAGGTCGCCGGAGGCGAGCACGCCGGTGGCCGCGACGCCGGTCCCGGTGGCGGCCGCGGGCGCGGCCCCCTCGGTCACCGTGCAGCCGATCTGCTCCAGCCTGCGGATCACGGTCTCCCGCTCGTACGCCACGCCCGCCACGCGGCTGGGGTGGTCGACCGGAATGGTGATCCGAACCGGGGACACCTCCGCCTGGGCGTGGGTCACTCCCGGGTCGGCGACGGCCCCGCCCAGCTCGGCCAGGAGCCGGACGGCCCGCCACGACGCGGCCAGCGGCAGCTCCCGGTCGACGCCGCGCTCGAACCGCTTGGACGCCTCGCTGACCAGGTTGTGCCGCCGCGACTCGCGGGCGATGCCGGTGGCGGAGAAGTGCGCCGCCTCGATGACGATGTCGGTCGAGGTGTCGGAGATCTCCGTGTGCAGGCCGCCCATCGTGCCCGCCATGGAGATCGGGCCCGAGTCGTCGGTGATGAGGATGTCCTCCTCGTGGAGCGTGCGCACCACGTGGTCGAGCGTCTCGAGCTTCTCGCCCGGCCGGGCCCGCCGTACGACGATCGGGCCGGACAGGCGCGACCGGTCGAAGGCGTGCAGGGGCTGGCCGAGCTCCAGCATCACGTAGTTGGTGACGTCGACGGCCAGCGAGACCGAGCGCATGCCGGCGCGGGCCAGCCGCACCCGCATCCACAGCGGGGACTCGGCGGCCGGGTCGAACCCGGTGACCGAGCGCAGCACGAACCGGTCGCAGGCGGTCGGGTCGGCGATCGCCGCCGGCCAGGACTCGCCGCCGTCCGCCGGTGCCTCGACCGCGGCGGGGTCGCGGAACGGCACGCCGAACGCGATGGCCGCCTCACGCGCGACGCCGCGGATCGACAGGGCGTATCCGCGGTCGGTGGCGACCTCGAGTTCGAGCACGTCGTCACGCAGGCCGAGCAGCTCGACCACGTCCGCGCCGATCGGGGTGTCCTGCGGCAGCAGCAGGATGCCCGGGGAGGACTCGGCGATGCCGAGCTCGGCCTCCGAGCAGATCATGCCGTCGGACAGGCGCCCGTAGGTCTTGCGGGAGCCGATCTCGAAGCCGCCGGGGAGCACCGCGCCGGGCAGCGCGACCGGCACCACGGCGCCCTCGGAGAAGTTCGTCGCGCCGCACACGATCTCGCGCGGCGCCGCCTCCCCCACCTCGACCTTGCAGTGCCGGATCGGCTTCTTGAATCCGGTCAGCTCCTCGATCTCGAGGACCCGGCCGACCACGACGTTCTTGATCTCGTGGCCGTGCGAGTGGATGGCCTCCAGCTTGAGGCCGGCGGCGGTGAGCCGGTCGGCCACCTCCTGGGCGGTGACCGCGGGGAGATCGACGTACTCCCGCAGCCATGAAAGCGGGACCTTCATCAGACCTCCATCCCGAACGGCAGGGTGAACCGGATGTCGCCCTCGACCATGTCACGCATGTCCTCGGCGTTGTGGCGGAACATCAGCGTCCGCTCCACGCCCATGCCGAAGGCGAATCCCGAGTAGACGGCGGGGTCGACGCCGCAGGCGATCAGCACGCGCGGGTTGACCATGCCGCAGCCGCCCCACTCGATCCAGCCCTCCGACTTACAGGTGCGGCAGGGCGGGTTGCCCGGCACCGCCGACGAGCCCCGGCAGACGAAGCAGCGCAGGTCGAGCTCGGCGGACGGCTCGGTGAACGGGAAGTAGTGCGGCCGGAAGCGGGTGGTGATCCCCGCGCCGAACATCACCTCGGCGAACCGGTCGAGCGTGCCCTTCAGGTGCGCCATCGTCAGCCCCTTGTCCACCGCCAGGCCCTCGACCTGGTGGAAGACCGGTGTGTGCGTGGCGTCGAGCTCGTCGGTGCGGAAGGTCTTGCCCGGCGACACGACGTACACGGGCAGCGGGCGCGACAGCAGTGCCCTGATCTGCACCGGCGACGTCTGCGTGCGCAGCACCTTCCCCGACTCGACGCTCTCCACGAAGAACGTGTCGTGGTCGGACCTCGCCGGGTGGTCGGTGGCGATGTTCAGCGCGTCGAAGTTGAACCACTCGCCTTCGAGCTCGGGCCCCTCGGCCACCTCGTAGCCCATCGCGACGAAGGCGTCGGCGATGCGCTCCTGGAGGGTGGTCAGCGGGTGCCGGGCGCCGCGCGGCGCGCGGTCCCAGGGCAGCGTGACGTCGACGGTCTCCTCGATGAGGACCCGCGCGTCCCGCTCGGCCTCCAGCTCGGCCTGGCGGGCGGCGAGGGCTTCGCCGATGGCCTTGCGCGCGGCGCCGATCCGCTTGCCCGCCTCGGCGCGGGCGGCGGGCGGCAGTGCGCCGATCTCACGGTTGGCCAGCGCGATCGGCGAGCGGTCGCCCACGTGCGCGAGCCTGGCCTGCTTCAGATCGTCGAGGTCGTGCGCCGCGGCGATGGCGGCGAGGGCGTCGGCCTGAGCCCGCGCGACCTCGTCGGCGTGCAGCGGCGTCACCTCGACCGGGTCATAGGTGTTCGACAAGAGAGAGCTCCGTATCCAGGGGCCTGCGAGCGCCCTGCGCTCAGCGGCAACGAGTCTAGTCCGATCAGCCCACCGGGCCGTCCTCCGCGTGGGGAGCCTGTGGAAAAGGCTCAGGCGAAGTCAGGGGTGCCGGTGGGCAACGTAAATCGGAACTCCGCGCCGCCGCCGGGCGCGCGCTGCACGCTGATCGTGCCGCCGTGGGCCTCGATGAGGCCCTTGACGATGAACAGGCCGAGGCCGGTCCCCCCGCGGCGACGGCCGTTGCCCCGCCAGAACTGGCGGAAGACACGGCCGACCAGCTCGGGCGCCACGCCCTCACCCTGGTCCCGCACCGACACCGCCACTCCCCATTCGACCGGCTCCACCACTATGGTCACCGTACCGCGTCCGTGGCGCACCGCGTTTTCCACCAGGTTCGCGAGAACCTGGTCAATCTTGTCCTGGTCGAGCCACATCTCGGGCAGCTCGCCGAGAACCTCCAGCCGGAAGCGGTCCTCCGGCTCCCCCGCCGCCACCCGGCCCGCGATGATCCTGCGGGCCCGGGTCGGCACGTCCACGATCTGGCGGTGGATCTCCACCCTGCCCGACTCGATGCGCGAGACGTCGAGCAGCTCGGTGATCAGCCGCGTCACCCGGTCGGCGTCCGCGTTGACGGTCTCCAGCATCACGCGCTTCTGGGCGTCGGTGAAGCGGTCCCACTTGGCGAGCAGCGTCGCGGTGAACCCCTTGACGCTGGTCAGCGGCGAGCGCAGCTCGTGGGCCACGGTCGAGACGAGATCGGCCCGGCTGCGCTCGATCCGGGCGCGCGCCGAGGCGTCGCGCAGCGTGATGACCACGCGTGCGACCCGCCCGCCGCGGCGCGGGGTGCGGACGAAGCGCGCGGCGACGAGCATCTCCTGGCGGCCGGGCAGGTGCAGCGGCCGTTCCGGCTGGCGGCTGCGCGTGGACAGCCCGCCCTGCGGGTCGAGCCACTTCCACCAGTCACGGCCGTCCTGGTCGCGCAGCGGCAGCACGTCGCCGATGAGCCTGCCCACGGCCGCCTCGCGGGTCACGCCGGTGAGCCACTCGGCGGCCCGGTTGACCACGAGGATCACGCCGTCGGCGTCGGTGGCGACGAGGCCGTCGGGAAGGTCGTCGGCGTCGATGTGCGCCCGCCCTCCGGGGTCCCCCTCAAGGGCGCCGCCGGGGGTGTCGTCACCTCGCACGAGACCGCCTCCTCGAGCTCCGGAACTGCGCGCGCCGCCGGGTTCTGCGCGACTCCTTCGCCGACAATAGCGGGTTTCCCGGGCTCGGCAGCAGCCTCAGGAGGCGGGGGTAGTGGGATCTTCCACGGAATGTAAGGTCTGCCGCTGAACGCGTGCGGAGGCGTACAGGCAGACCGCCGCGGCGGTGGCGAGATTGAGGCTTTCCGCCCGTCCGTAAATGGGGACGCGGACGACCTCGTCGGCCAGCGCGAGGAGCTCGGGCGGCAGTCCCCACGCCTCGTTGCCGAACAGCCAGGCGGTGGGCGCGTCGAGGGCGACCTCGTCGAGCGTCCGGGTGCCCGCGCCGTCGGCCGCGAGCACGCGCAGCCCCGCCTCTTTGGCGTGCCGTACGGCGTCCGCGACGGAAGTGCCGGTCACGACCGGCAGATGGAACAGGCTTCCCGCGCTGGCCCGCACGCACTTGCCGTTGTACGGATCCACCGACGCGTCGGTGAACACCACCGAGTCGGCGCCCGCCGCGTCGGCCGTACGCAGGACCGTGCCGGCGTTGCCGGGATCGCGCACGTGGGCGAGGATCGCCACCAGCCGCGCCCCGCGCGGCACCGCCTCGGACAGCGGGACGTGCACGAAGCGGCACACGGCCAGCAGGCCCTGCGGGGTGACGGTCTGGGTCAGCTCCGACATGACCTCGCCGCTCGCGCGGTGGACGGGGACGCCCGCCGCCAGGGCGTCGGCCACGATGTCCGCGTGCCGCGTCTCCGCCTCGACCGTCGTGAACAGCTCGATCGTGACGTCCTTGATCGCGAGAGCCTCGCGGACGGCCTGCGGCCCCTCCGCCAGGAACGCCCGGTCACGATCCCGGAACGCGCGCTTGGTCAGCCTGCGGGCCGCCTTGACGCGCGGCGACTTGATGTTGGTGAGCTCCGCCATGCCCGCTCATTCCCCCCTCGACGTGGACGAGGGCCCGCCGCAGGCGGCGGGCCCTCGTCGAAGCAGGTGTCAGGCGACCGGCGCGTTCACGTCGGACGGGAGCGCCTTCTTGGCGGACTCGACCAGCGTGGCGAAGGTCTGGGCGTCGTTCACCGCGAGGTCCGCGAGGATCTTGCGGTCCACCTCGATGCCGGCCAGGCGCAGGCCCTGGATGAACCGGTTGTAGGTGATGCCGTTGGCCCGGGCCGCGGCGTTGATCCGCTGGATCCACAGCCGGCGGAACGTGCCCTTCTTGTCCTTGCGGTCCCGGTACGCATAGGTCATCGAGTGGAGCATCTGCTCCTTGGCCTTGCGGTAGAGGCGCGACCGCTGCCCCCGGTAACCGCTCGCCCGCTCGAGGACGACCCGGCGCTTCTTCTTGGCGTTGAGCGCCCGCTTCACGCGTGCCATGTTGTTCTATCTCCCCGGGTCGTTACTTCGCGAGCAGCTTCTTGATCTTCTTGGTGTCGGCGTCGGACATGACGACGACGCCCTCGAGACGGCGCGTGCGAGTGGACGGCTTGTGCTCGAACAGGTGCTGCCGGTTGGCGCGGCGGCGGACAACCTTGCCGGATCCGGTGAGCCGGAACCGCTTCTTCGCACCGCTGTGCGTCTTCATCTTCGGCATCTCAGCCGTCTCTCCTCTTTCGTCCGTGCCGACGGCCCGGGCCGGTGACCCGGGCCGGCGGCCTGCCTTACTCCGCGAGACCGCCCCGGTCTCGGTTTCCGTGTACGTCTGCGGCGCCCCGCCCGGTGGTTCAGGCGGGTGTCACTGCGGCTGCGCGGCCTGCTCTTCGGCGGGCTCCGCCTCCGGCTGGTCGGTGCCGCGGGCCTTGGCGGCGGCCTTCTCGGCCTTCGCCTCGGCCTTCTTCTTGTGCGGCCCGATCACCATGATCATGTTGCGACCGTCCTGCTTCGGCTGCGACTCGACGAACCCCAGGTCGGTGACGTCCTCGGCGAGGCGCTGCAGGAGCCGGAAGCCCAGCTCGGGCCGGGACTGCTCGCGGCCCCGGAACATGATCGTGACCTTGACCTTGTCTCCCGCCTTCAGGAAGCGCACGACGTGACCCTTCTTGGTCTCGTAGTCGTGCGGGTCGATCTTCGGCCGGAGCTTGATCTCCTTGATGATCGTGTGCGCCTGGTTACGGCGGGCCTCACGCGCCTTCATGGCCGACTCGTACTTGAACTTGCCGTAGTCCATGAGCTTGCAGACGGGCGGGCGGGCCGTGGCCGCGACCTCCACCAGGTCGAGATCGCTCTCCTGGGCCAGCTTCAGCGCGTCGCCGATGGAGACGATGCCGACCTGTTCGCCGTTCGGGCCGACGAGGCGCACCTCGGGCACACGAATACGGTCGTTGATGCGGGGCTCGGTGCTGATGGGACCTCCAAAAGACTTCCGCTTGTCTCGACCGCGCGGGGCAAACAAAAACCCCGCACGTCACGCATGCGGGGTCACTGAGCTCTCCTGCCGAAAACTCCGGTGTGATCCTGAACCCGTCCGCCTTTCGGCGGAGCAGGTGGGAGGAGGACCTCCGCTTGCGCGTCCAGCTCATGCCGGACCGATCGAGTTCCTACGCTACCACAAACCCGAATGTCTCTCGACGTATTCCTGCCCGGGCGCGACGCAGCTCAGGAGGCCGCCCGGCGTGCGATCTCGGCCTCGCCGGCGGCGCGCATCGCCTCCACCGGCACGTCCGCGCGCCCGGTCATCAGCTCGACCTGCCGCACCGCCTGGTGCAGCAGCATGGGGAAGCCCCCGACCACGGCGCGCCCGCGCGCGCGTACGGCCGCGGCCAGCGCGGTCGGCCAGGGCGCGTAGACGACGTCGAAGACCGCCGCCTTCTCGGGCAGGCGCGCCGCGACCCGCTCGGCCAGCGCGTCGGCCGCGCCGGACGGCAGCGTGGAGACGATCAGATCGGCCGCGGCGTCGAAGTCGTCGAAGGACCGCACGGTCACCGTCGTGCCGAGGCGCTCGGCGACCCGGAGGGTCTCCCCCGCGCGGGCCGGGTCGCGCACGACGAGCGTGACCTCAGCGAGCCCCGTCTCCCGCAGGGCGGCGACGGCCGAGGCCGCCGTGGCGCCGCCGCCGAGGACCACCGCGGAGGCCGGTGCGGGCACACCCGCCTCCGCGAGCGCCCGCACGATGCCGTGGACGTCGGTGTTCTCACCGTGCCGCGCGCCGTCCTCGCCGAAGACCACCGTGTTGGCTCCCCCGACGGCCAGCGCGAGGTCGGAGACGGTGTCCAGCAGCGGGAGCACGGCGCGCTTGAGCGGCATCGTGAGCGACAGCCCGGCCCACTCGGGGCCCAGGCCGGCCATCAGGCCGGCGAGCCCGTCCTCGGCGCACTCGATCGCGTCGTAGCGCCAGTCGTCCAGGCCCATCTCCGCGTACGCCGCCCGGTGCAGGACCGGGGACAGCGAGTGGGCGATCGGGGAACCGAGGACCGCGGCCCGGCGGCCGTTCCCCCGGCCGGGTTCGGTC harbors:
- the rpmI gene encoding 50S ribosomal protein L35, whose protein sequence is MPKMKTHSGAKKRFRLTGSGKVVRRRANRQHLFEHKPSTRTRRLEGVVVMSDADTKKIKKLLAK
- a CDS encoding sensor histidine kinase, whose product is MRGDDTPGGALEGDPGGRAHIDADDLPDGLVATDADGVILVVNRAAEWLTGVTREAAVGRLIGDVLPLRDQDGRDWWKWLDPQGGLSTRSRQPERPLHLPGRQEMLVAARFVRTPRRGGRVARVVITLRDASARARIERSRADLVSTVAHELRSPLTSVKGFTATLLAKWDRFTDAQKRVMLETVNADADRVTRLITELLDVSRIESGRVEIHRQIVDVPTRARRIIAGRVAAGEPEDRFRLEVLGELPEMWLDQDKIDQVLANLVENAVRHGRGTVTIVVEPVEWGVAVSVRDQGEGVAPELVGRVFRQFWRGNGRRRGGTGLGLFIVKGLIEAHGGTISVQRAPGGGAEFRFTLPTGTPDFA
- the rplT gene encoding 50S ribosomal protein L20 encodes the protein MARVKRALNAKKKRRVVLERASGYRGQRSRLYRKAKEQMLHSMTYAYRDRKDKKGTFRRLWIQRINAAARANGITYNRFIQGLRLAGIEVDRKILADLAVNDAQTFATLVESAKKALPSDVNAPVA
- the infC gene encoding translation initiation factor IF-3; amino-acid sequence: MFAPRGRDKRKSFGGPISTEPRINDRIRVPEVRLVGPNGEQVGIVSIGDALKLAQESDLDLVEVAATARPPVCKLMDYGKFKYESAMKAREARRNQAHTIIKEIKLRPKIDPHDYETKKGHVVRFLKAGDKVKVTIMFRGREQSRPELGFRLLQRLAEDVTDLGFVESQPKQDGRNMIMVIGPHKKKAEAKAEKAAAKARGTDQPEAEPAEEQAAQPQ
- a CDS encoding phenylalanine--tRNA ligase subunit beta, producing MKVPLSWLREYVDLPAVTAQEVADRLTAAGLKLEAIHSHGHEIKNVVVGRVLEIEELTGFKKPIRHCKVEVGEAAPREIVCGATNFSEGAVVPVALPGAVLPGGFEIGSRKTYGRLSDGMICSEAELGIAESSPGILLLPQDTPIGADVVELLGLRDDVLELEVATDRGYALSIRGVAREAAIAFGVPFRDPAAVEAPADGGESWPAAIADPTACDRFVLRSVTGFDPAAESPLWMRVRLARAGMRSVSLAVDVTNYVMLELGQPLHAFDRSRLSGPIVVRRARPGEKLETLDHVVRTLHEEDILITDDSGPISMAGTMGGLHTEISDTSTDIVIEAAHFSATGIARESRRHNLVSEASKRFERGVDRELPLAASWRAVRLLAELGGAVADPGVTHAQAEVSPVRITIPVDHPSRVAGVAYERETVIRRLEQIGCTVTEGAAPAAATGTGVAATGVLASGDLAGRLAVHGDDLITVTPPTWRPDLTDPNDLAEEVVRLEGYDRIPSVLPPAPAGGGLTEEQRLRRRVGRALAHAGYVEVLAYPFMGPRDLDNLLLPEQDPRRRATRLVNPLSEDEPYMRTTLLPGLLKTLVRNVGRGFADAALFESGLVYRPEPDAPATAPVLAVDRRPTEEELAAIETALPRQPLRVAVVLAGEFERSGWWGQGRQASWADAVEAARTVARAAGVELGVRADRHEPWHPGRCAALTVTDVETGEQVLAGHAGELHPRVVEAYGLPPRTCAMELELSLLVPAGPVETPAVSAYPVATQDVALTVSTSVPVAEVEAALREGAGELLESIRLFDVYTGPQVGEGNKSLAYTLRFRASDRTLTAEETTAARDAAVAVAAQRTGAQLRGA
- a CDS encoding TrmH family RNA methyltransferase, with amino-acid sequence MAELTNIKSPRVKAARRLTKRAFRDRDRAFLAEGPQAVREALAIKDVTIELFTTVEAETRHADIVADALAAGVPVHRASGEVMSELTQTVTPQGLLAVCRFVHVPLSEAVPRGARLVAILAHVRDPGNAGTVLRTADAAGADSVVFTDASVDPYNGKCVRASAGSLFHLPVVTGTSVADAVRHAKEAGLRVLAADGAGTRTLDEVALDAPTAWLFGNEAWGLPPELLALADEVVRVPIYGRAESLNLATAAAVCLYASARVQRQTLHSVEDPTTPAS
- a CDS encoding shikimate dehydrogenase, with the protein product MTEPGRGNGRRAAVLGSPIAHSLSPVLHRAAYAEMGLDDWRYDAIECAEDGLAGLMAGLGPEWAGLSLTMPLKRAVLPLLDTVSDLALAVGGANTVVFGEDGARHGENTDVHGIVRALAEAGVPAPASAVVLGGGATAASAVAALRETGLAEVTLVVRDPARAGETLRVAERLGTTVTVRSFDDFDAAADLIVSTLPSGAADALAERVAARLPEKAAVFDVVYAPWPTALAAAVRARGRAVVGGFPMLLHQAVRQVELMTGRADVPVEAMRAAGEAEIARRAAS
- the pheS gene encoding phenylalanine--tRNA ligase subunit alpha, which codes for MSNTYDPVEVTPLHADEVARAQADALAAIAAAHDLDDLKQARLAHVGDRSPIALANREIGALPPAARAEAGKRIGAARKAIGEALAARQAELEAERDARVLIEETVDVTLPWDRAPRGARHPLTTLQERIADAFVAMGYEVAEGPELEGEWFNFDALNIATDHPARSDHDTFFVESVESGKVLRTQTSPVQIRALLSRPLPVYVVSPGKTFRTDELDATHTPVFHQVEGLAVDKGLTMAHLKGTLDRFAEVMFGAGITTRFRPHYFPFTEPSAELDLRCFVCRGSSAVPGNPPCRTCKSEGWIEWGGCGMVNPRVLIACGVDPAVYSGFAFGMGVERTLMFRHNAEDMRDMVEGDIRFTLPFGMEV